Proteins found in one Physeter macrocephalus isolate SW-GA chromosome 17, ASM283717v5, whole genome shotgun sequence genomic segment:
- the LOC102988968 gene encoding protein FRG2-like-1 — MESGTEDPHPHSPSMEHPTDQPPVQQDSIEEKGSDAEEKLSEEEGKIFSSQLQPNSMEERGSDVEEKLSEEKGSEPKTDEEENSKENETQDRNSCTTLSDSERGSSPESSRKRKLNSRHGTCERTGPSPDERSATSEKKKQKVLDSGHSRESEEIQDARPRRSQRRRPGRSKRPRDQPPPLRKTLVTSLRSMSEAIYQNIVNVYNHKGYSPLLWEQLAQLRGPLRTAVLTMYAMANQAAYVFPAEGWLVPNPLPAPWSPAGGWRRRSVLQGQPTSSLDSLSVDQA; from the exons ATGGAATCGGGCACTGAAGACCCGCACCCGCACAGCCCCTCCATGGAACACCCCACTGACCAGCCTCCCGTCCAGCAGGACTCCATTGAAGAAAAAGGCTCTGATGCAGAGGAGAAACTATccgaagaagaaggaaaaatattctctTCCCAGTTGCAACCGAACTCCATGGAAGAAAGGGGCTCAGATGTGGAGGAGAAACTATCCGAAGAAAAAG ggTCAGAGCCCAAGACAGATGAGGAGGAGAATTCGAAGGAAAACGAGACACAAGACAGAAACAGCTGCACTACTCTGTCAG attcagaaCGCGGCTCTAGTCCGGAGAGCTCCAGGAAGAGGAAGCTCAATTCCAGGCACGGCACCTGCGAGAGAACAG GGCCCTCTCCAGATGAGCGCAGTGCGACttcggaaaagaagaaacagaaggtcCTTGACTctggccacagcagggagagtgAAGAAATCCAGGATGCCCGCCCCAGGAGATCCCAGAGGAGGCGCCCTGGGCGCAGCAAGAGGCCCAGAGACCAGCCGCCTCCACTTCGGAAAACCCTCGTGACCTCCCTGCGCTCTATGTCTGAGGCCATTTATCAGAACATAGTTAATGTGTACAACCACAAGGGCTATTCCCCGCTGCTCTGGGAGCAGCTAGCCCAGCTGCGGGGGCCTCTGCGCACCGCGGTGCTGACCATGTACGCCATGGCCAACCAGGCGGCCTATGTCTTCCCTGCCGAGGGCTGGCTCGTCCCAAACCCACTGCCGGCTCCCTGGAGTCCAGCCGGGGGATGGAGAAGAAGGTCCGTGCTCCAAGGACAGCCTACCTCTTCCCTAGACAGCCTGTCAGTGGATCAGGCTTGA